Part of the Halopenitus persicus genome is shown below.
GCGATCTTCCCCGGATCGACGTCGAGTGGGGGTCGTTCCCCGAAACCGTCGGGATCGGCGAAAACGAGATGTGTGACGTGACGGTCCGAAACCACGGCGGCGGCGCACGCGCCGGCGTTCGCGTGACCGTCAACGACGTCGAGATGCACGAGAAGACGGTCTACCTCGACGGGGAGACGACCGTTCCGGTCGGCGTGTTCGGACCGCCGGACGCCGCGGATCTGACCTTCGTCGTCGAGGTGACGTTCCCCGAAGATCCCCTGTTTCCCGTGCGTGCGAGCCGGTCGGTCGAGGTCGAGTAGGACACGACCGCAGCGGGTGAGGGTTCAAAGACGATGCCGCGCCAGACGGGGTATGCCATCGCGACTCCGCGTCCTGGCCGGCGACTGCACCACGATCCTGAACGGTCCCCGCGAGCGCACTCAGCGCGGCCGCGTGGTCGTGGTCGTCAAGCCCGACAACACGACGCTCGTGCACGACGCCGACGGCTACCAACCGATCGAGTGGCTCACCCGGCCGGACTCGGTGGCCGTCGAGACGGACGCGTCCGGATTCACCGTCACCGCGCGCGACGGCGACCGGACCCTGCAAGTGATCACCCACGAGCGCGAGGCCGAGATGGAGATCCCGGTCACCGAGGCCGGGATCCCCGTGGGGAGCTGTCCGGACTGCGCATCCGCGCTGGTTCGCTCGGGCGGCCACGTCGCCTGCATCGGCTGCGAGGAACGATACGGGCTACCGACGGGCGCCACCGTCACGGATCGGAGCTGCGAGGACTGCGGGCTGCCGCTGCTTCGCGTCGAGCGGGGCGAGGTGTTCACGGTCTGTCTGGACGTCTACTGCGACTCGCTTGCTGACGCCGTCGCCGACCGGTTCGACCGCGTCTGGCCGTGTCCGGACTGCGGGTCGGACCTCCGCGTCCAGCAGGCGACCGGTCGGGTCTTCCTCGGCTGCGACGCGTATCCGGAGTGCGAG
Proteins encoded:
- a CDS encoding topoisomerase DNA-binding C4 zinc finger domain-containing protein gives rise to the protein MPSRLRVLAGDCTTILNGPRERTQRGRVVVVVKPDNTTLVHDADGYQPIEWLTRPDSVAVETDASGFTVTARDGDRTLQVITHEREAEMEIPVTEAGIPVGSCPDCASALVRSGGHVACIGCEERYGLPTGATVTDRSCEDCGLPLLRVERGEVFTVCLDVYCDSLADAVADRFDRVWPCPDCGSDLRVQQATGRVFLGCDAYPECETTFSFPDGVVVDDCPCGLPVLETAEGRRCLDGACERWETDADDRRDGTESPTA